The following are encoded in a window of Methanocaldococcus sp. genomic DNA:
- a CDS encoding 2-phosphoglycerate kinase, producing MDLENDIIVRGKSYEMPFSKGILARSLMAAGLKPSIAYRIAWDIYENLKKENIKVIDKAELRRRVYYYLISKNYDEVAKKYLLWRMVLGRRPIVILIGGASGVGTSTIAFEIASRLGISSVIGTDSIREVMRKVISRDLIPTLYESSYTAWKVLKDDDEDKKIKYIKGFERHCETVLTGVEAVINRCLLEGQSVIIEGTHLVPTLLKDKYLENPHVVFIMLTVCDEKLHKMRFYARGKVTSRPTERYLRYFKIIRIINEYMVETAKKKGVPVIENIKISETVDKCLNIITERLKNMIELEGLSEEDMLESV from the coding sequence ATGGATTTAGAAAATGATATAATTGTTAGAGGAAAATCCTATGAAATGCCATTCTCAAAGGGTATCCTTGCAAGGTCTTTAATGGCGGCAGGTTTAAAACCAAGTATTGCATATAGAATTGCTTGGGACATATATGAAAACCTTAAAAAAGAAAATATTAAAGTTATTGATAAGGCAGAACTTAGAAGAAGAGTTTATTACTATTTAATATCAAAAAATTACGATGAGGTTGCCAAAAAATATTTACTTTGGAGAATGGTTTTAGGTAGAAGACCAATAGTTATTTTAATAGGCGGAGCTAGTGGGGTAGGAACTTCTACAATTGCATTTGAAATAGCATCAAGGTTAGGAATATCGAGTGTAATAGGGACAGATTCAATAAGAGAGGTTATGAGAAAAGTTATTTCAAGAGATTTAATTCCGACACTTTATGAATCAAGTTATACAGCTTGGAAGGTTTTAAAGGATGATGATGAAGATAAAAAAATTAAATATATAAAAGGTTTTGAAAGACATTGTGAAACTGTATTAACCGGAGTAGAGGCTGTTATAAATAGATGTTTACTCGAAGGGCAGAGTGTAATTATTGAAGGGACTCACTTAGTTCCAACACTTTTAAAAGATAAATATTTAGAAAATCCTCATGTTGTTTTTATTATGCTAACTGTATGTGATGAAAAATTACACAAAATGAGATTTTATGCAAGAGGTAAAGTAACAAGTAGACCTACTGAAAGATATTTAAGATATTTTAAAATTATAAGGATAATAAACGAATATATGGTTGAAACTGCAAAAAAGAAAGGAGTACCAGTAATTGAGAATATAAAAATCAGTGAAACAGTTGATAAATGCCTAAACATCATAACTGAAAGATTAAAAAATATGATTGAATTAGAAGGATTGAGTGAAGAGGATATGTTAGAGAGTGTATAA
- a CDS encoding toprim domain-containing protein, protein MRRDEYFERLLEVIEELKIEAEEKPIIVEGKRDVESLEKLGVEGTFIVIAKTPIYLIADELIRKGIKEVILLTDFDRRGRMLAKAIIEEFRYRGIKVNTKIRQEIFIYTNSGIRDIESLFSYVNKRSLF, encoded by the coding sequence ATGAGAAGGGATGAATACTTTGAAAGATTATTGGAAGTCATAGAAGAGTTAAAGATAGAGGCAGAAGAAAAGCCAATAATTGTAGAAGGAAAGAGAGATGTTGAAAGTTTAGAAAAGTTGGGAGTTGAGGGAACATTCATTGTAATAGCAAAAACTCCTATTTATTTAATAGCTGATGAACTTATAAGAAAGGGAATAAAGGAAGTTATCTTATTAACTGACTTTGATAGAAGAGGTAGGATGTTAGCTAAAGCCATAATTGAAGAGTTTAGATATAGAGGAATTAAGGTAAATACAAAAATTAGGCAAGAAATATTTATCTATACAAATAGCGGAATTAGAGATATTGAAAGTCTATTCTCCTATGTAAATAAAAGAAGTCTGTTTTAA
- a CDS encoding pyridoxal phosphate-dependent aminotransferase — protein MRNPIIDVGAKELSYEIREIVDIAKKIEKFGINITWENIGDPVAKGEKIPDWIKDIIVEIVKNDESYAYCPTKGLLETREFLAEQTNKKGGVQITAEDIIFFNGLGDAIAKIYSLLKRQVRVINPSPSYSTHSSAEGSHAGSPPVTYFLDPYNYWYPDIDDLEKRIKYNPAVSGILIINPDNPTGAVYPKKILDNIVDLANEYDLFIICDEIYCNLVYNGKKHYSLCEIIDDVCGISLKGISKEIPWPGARCGWIEIYNADKDEEFKRYVDSIYRSKLIEVCSTTLPQMAIPKIMGHKNYKKYINERNKFYEKRSNTAYKKLKDINGIIANKANGAFYMSIVFEDKYLNGNNSIKIENEKLKEFIEFYTKNANIDKKFVYYLLASTGICVVPLTSFCSQLNGFRVTLLEKDDNKFNWIFDTLSEKIEKFLL, from the coding sequence ATGAGAAATCCAATAATAGATGTAGGAGCAAAGGAGTTAAGTTATGAAATTAGAGAGATTGTAGATATAGCAAAAAAAATAGAAAAGTTTGGAATAAATATAACTTGGGAAAATATTGGAGATCCAGTAGCAAAGGGAGAAAAAATTCCAGATTGGATTAAAGATATTATAGTGGAGATTGTTAAAAATGATGAATCCTATGCATACTGTCCTACTAAGGGTTTATTAGAAACACGAGAATTTTTAGCAGAGCAGACAAATAAAAAAGGAGGAGTTCAAATTACAGCAGAGGATATTATATTTTTTAATGGATTAGGTGATGCTATAGCAAAGATTTATAGTTTATTGAAGAGGCAGGTTAGAGTTATAAACCCATCTCCATCATATTCAACACATTCCTCAGCTGAAGGTTCACATGCAGGTTCTCCACCAGTAACTTACTTTTTAGACCCTTACAACTATTGGTATCCAGACATTGATGATTTAGAGAAGAGGATTAAGTATAATCCAGCAGTTAGTGGAATTTTGATAATAAATCCTGATAACCCAACAGGAGCAGTATATCCAAAAAAAATTTTAGATAATATAGTTGATTTAGCAAATGAATATGATTTATTTATTATTTGCGATGAAATATACTGTAACTTAGTTTATAATGGAAAAAAACATTATTCATTATGCGAAATTATAGACGATGTTTGTGGAATATCTTTAAAAGGAATATCTAAGGAAATTCCTTGGCCTGGAGCAAGATGTGGATGGATTGAAATTTACAACGCCGACAAAGATGAGGAATTTAAAAGATATGTAGATAGTATTTATAGGTCTAAATTGATAGAAGTATGCTCTACCACATTACCACAAATGGCTATTCCAAAAATTATGGGTCATAAAAATTATAAAAAATACATAAATGAGAGAAATAAATTTTATGAGAAGAGATCAAATACTGCATATAAAAAATTAAAAGACATTAATGGAATTATAGCAAATAAGGCAAATGGAGCATTTTATATGTCCATAGTGTTTGAAGATAAGTATTTAAATGGAAACAACTCGATAAAAATAGAAAATGAAAAATTGAAAGAATTTATAGAATTTTATACAAAGAATGCAAATATTGACAAAAAATTTGTATATTATCTATTAGCATCTACTGGAATCTGTGTAGTTCCTTTAACATCATTCTGCTCACAACTTAATGGATTTAGAGTAACTTTATTAGAAAAGGATGATAATAAATTTAACTGGATATTTGACACTCTATCAGAAAAAATAGAGAAATTTTTATTATAA
- a CDS encoding DUF2100 domain-containing protein: MRDKYSKELIRKGISTISKLKKEKVNVKIEKKSDLKMSYKDAKPGKINVEEFKKAIYQLLEADDFLYKKAPKHELNEDEAKEFCKLIIKCQEHLNKVLSNFGFELEEKEISEDALYIVSNKKLFKKLKNKNPNLKVVCTEGMLDIEDMRKIGISEKALEGLKKKIEITKKNIERFIKNYNINKIYVIVNDEKDELLYLRAKKLYNAEKIEADEILD, from the coding sequence ATGAGAGATAAATACTCAAAAGAATTAATAAGAAAGGGAATATCCACAATATCAAAACTAAAAAAAGAGAAGGTTAATGTTAAAATTGAAAAAAAATCAGATCTAAAAATGTCTTACAAAGATGCAAAACCCGGAAAAATAAATGTTGAAGAGTTTAAAAAGGCAATTTATCAACTATTGGAGGCAGATGATTTTTTATATAAGAAGGCTCCGAAGCATGAATTGAACGAAGATGAAGCTAAAGAGTTTTGTAAATTAATTATAAAATGTCAAGAGCATCTAAATAAAGTTTTATCTAACTTTGGGTTTGAGTTAGAGGAGAAAGAGATTAGTGAAGATGCCTTATATATTGTCTCAAATAAAAAACTATTCAAAAAATTAAAAAATAAAAATCCTAATTTAAAGGTTGTTTGCACTGAGGGAATGTTAGATATAGAAGATATGAGGAAGATAGGGATCTCAGAAAAGGCATTAGAAGGGTTAAAGAAAAAAATTGAAATTACTAAGAAAAATATTGAGAGATTTATTAAAAATTACAATATAAATAAAATTTATGTTATAGTAAATGATGAAAAAGACGAATTATTATATTTAAGGGCTAAAAAACTTTACAATGCTGAAAAAATAGAGGCAGATGAAATTTTAGATTAA
- a CDS encoding TIGR00300 family protein → MFMREIELKGHIIDSLILPKVFDKILEMGGDYKVLEFEIGKRKTDPSYAKILVIGKDEKHVDEILSELKDLGAEIPEIEEVELQPAEKDMVLPEGFYSTTNHKTFIRFRGKWIEVENQKMDGAIVVYPDKMRAEVKTIRNIKKGDLVVVGHKGVRVIPPEKPRESGGLFEFMKSEASSEKPKETIIRRIAKEMYEIREKYRKTGKGGIVVVGGPAIIHTGAGWALAKLIRMGYVQALFAGNALATHDIESVLYGTSLGVDLKTGKSVPGGHSHHLRAINVIMRAGSIKDAVEQGILNRGVMYECIKNNVPYVLAGSIRDDGPLPDVITDVVKAQEKMRELLKGKDMVLMLSTMLHSIATGNLLPSWVKTICVDINPAVVTKLMDRGTSQALGIVTDIGVFLPMLVEELEKLEKEKEDKDKGRQ, encoded by the coding sequence ATGTTTATGAGAGAAATTGAATTAAAGGGACATATTATTGATAGTTTAATTTTACCCAAAGTATTTGATAAAATTTTAGAAATGGGTGGAGATTACAAAGTTTTAGAATTTGAAATTGGTAAGAGAAAAACTGATCCAAGTTACGCAAAAATATTAGTTATTGGTAAGGATGAAAAACATGTAGATGAAATTTTAAGTGAATTAAAAGATTTAGGAGCTGAGATTCCTGAGATTGAGGAAGTAGAATTACAACCTGCTGAAAAGGATATGGTTTTACCAGAGGGTTTTTATTCAACAACTAATCACAAAACCTTTATTAGATTTAGAGGAAAGTGGATAGAGGTAGAGAATCAAAAAATGGATGGAGCTATTGTAGTTTATCCTGACAAAATGAGAGCAGAAGTAAAAACCATTAGAAACATTAAAAAAGGAGATTTGGTTGTTGTAGGTCATAAAGGAGTTAGAGTAATTCCACCAGAAAAGCCAAGAGAATCTGGCGGATTATTTGAATTTATGAAATCAGAGGCTTCCTCAGAAAAACCAAAAGAGACAATAATTAGGAGAATAGCAAAAGAAATGTATGAAATTAGAGAAAAGTATAGAAAGACAGGAAAAGGAGGAATTGTTGTCGTTGGAGGACCAGCAATTATACACACAGGTGCAGGATGGGCTTTAGCTAAATTAATAAGAATGGGTTATGTTCAAGCACTGTTTGCTGGAAATGCCTTAGCAACTCATGATATAGAGAGTGTATTGTATGGAACTTCCTTAGGAGTTGATTTAAAAACTGGAAAGAGTGTTCCAGGAGGCCATAGTCATCATTTAAGGGCTATAAATGTTATAATGAGGGCAGGAAGTATAAAAGATGCTGTTGAGCAGGGTATTTTAAATAGAGGAGTTATGTATGAATGTATAAAAAATAATGTTCCCTATGTATTGGCAGGTAGTATAAGAGATGATGGTCCATTACCAGATGTAATTACAGATGTTGTTAAGGCACAAGAAAAAATGAGAGAACTCTTAAAAGGAAAGGATATGGTTTTAATGCTCTCTACAATGCTACACTCAATTGCTACTGGAAACCTTCTACCATCTTGGGTTAAGACAATTTGTGTAGATATAAATCCAGCAGTAGTTACAAAATTGATGGATAGAGGAACTTCTCAGGCATTAGGAATAGTTACAGATATTGGTGTCTTTTTACCAATGTTAGTTGAAGAGTTGGAGAAATTAGAGAAAGAAAAAGAAGATAAAGATAAGGGGAGACAATGA